The following proteins come from a genomic window of Azospirillum humicireducens:
- a CDS encoding hybrid-cluster NAD(P)-dependent oxidoreductase, producing the protein MQQDAAPPPVRDWDPEIDDTLVCRAVRDETHDVKTFVFAPRHPCQFRFKPGQFITLELSIGGETVHRSYTISSSAARPNRLSITVKRVPGGPVSNWLHDTLKPGDTIRAVGPLGEFTPGDSVAPRKFLFLSGGSGITPLMSMTRTFDDLGDDHDIVFVHAARTPADIVFRRELDALTGPGRRLRVAHVCEGIGTEAHWAGFTGRLSLPMLGLIAPDFMEREVYVCGPGPFMKAVRSFLEGGGFDMGRYHQESFNFEELAAELAAQDTSAQAAPVQAAPDGGMPATAGFRIEFTKTGKVFACPPDMAVADAASAAEIRVPTSCSRGLCGTCKTKLISGTVEMNHTGGIRKREIDQGLILLCCSRPTSDLVIER; encoded by the coding sequence ATGCAGCAGGATGCGGCTCCGCCTCCGGTCCGGGACTGGGATCCCGAAATCGACGACACGCTGGTGTGCCGGGCGGTGCGGGACGAAACGCACGATGTGAAGACCTTCGTCTTCGCACCGCGGCACCCCTGCCAGTTCCGGTTCAAGCCGGGTCAGTTCATCACGCTGGAACTGTCCATCGGCGGCGAAACGGTCCATCGCAGCTACACCATCTCCTCCTCCGCCGCGCGGCCGAACCGGCTCTCCATCACCGTCAAGCGCGTGCCAGGCGGCCCGGTGTCCAACTGGCTGCACGACACCCTGAAGCCGGGAGACACCATCCGCGCGGTCGGTCCGCTCGGCGAGTTCACCCCCGGTGACTCCGTTGCTCCGCGCAAGTTCCTGTTCCTCTCCGGCGGCAGCGGCATCACTCCCCTGATGTCGATGACCCGGACCTTCGACGATCTGGGCGATGATCACGACATCGTCTTCGTCCACGCCGCCCGTACACCGGCCGACATCGTCTTCCGCCGCGAACTGGATGCGCTGACCGGTCCCGGCCGCCGTCTGCGCGTCGCCCATGTCTGCGAAGGGATCGGCACCGAGGCCCATTGGGCCGGCTTCACCGGCCGGCTGTCCCTGCCGATGCTGGGACTGATCGCTCCGGACTTCATGGAGCGGGAGGTCTATGTCTGCGGTCCCGGTCCCTTCATGAAGGCGGTGCGCAGCTTCCTGGAGGGGGGTGGCTTCGATATGGGCCGCTACCATCAGGAGAGCTTCAACTTCGAGGAACTGGCCGCGGAACTCGCCGCGCAAGACACCTCGGCCCAGGCGGCACCGGTCCAGGCCGCACCGGACGGCGGCATGCCGGCCACGGCCGGATTCCGCATCGAATTCACGAAGACCGGCAAGGTCTTCGCCTGCCCGCCCGACATGGCGGTGGCGGATGCCGCATCGGCTGCCGAGATCCGGGTTCCGACCTCCTGCTCCCGCGGGCTGTGCGGAACCTGCAAGACGAAGTTGATCTCCGGCACCGTGGAAATGAACCACACCGGCGGCATTCGCAAACGCGAGATCGACCAGGGGTTGATCCTGCTCTGCTGCAGCCGCCCCACCAGCGATCTGGTGATAGAGCGATAG
- a CDS encoding electron transfer flavoprotein subunit beta, whose translation MADFSTMGVAVLLSIGRHPVSGRARRAATDAQALEMALALRPRRLTAIHAGPPANAEALRGYLGMGLERLTLLVLPEGSDPVEPLIGHLREFDPSLILTGRQAEDGEGSGMLPYLIARGLDAAVVPDVVRIGPADGPDSMPGATNLIQALPRGQRRSLTAAGRLIATIHPSAPPARSSAFGPARRGVIEPVAAQATADLFLSDCEHRPWRPKPKLMRVKRGGSALDRLKAATESKSGKGQLLVNPTPEAGALAIYDSLVEQGMLP comes from the coding sequence ATGGCTGATTTCTCCACGATGGGCGTCGCCGTCCTGCTGTCCATCGGCCGCCATCCGGTTTCCGGCCGCGCCCGGCGCGCCGCCACCGACGCGCAGGCGCTGGAGATGGCTCTTGCGCTGCGTCCGCGCCGTCTGACGGCGATCCATGCCGGGCCACCCGCCAATGCCGAGGCCCTGCGCGGCTATCTCGGCATGGGGCTGGAGCGGTTGACCCTGCTGGTCCTGCCGGAGGGATCTGATCCGGTCGAACCGCTGATCGGCCACCTGCGCGAGTTCGACCCGTCGCTGATCCTGACCGGTCGGCAGGCGGAGGACGGCGAGGGCAGCGGCATGCTGCCTTATCTGATCGCCCGCGGCCTCGATGCGGCCGTCGTTCCCGATGTGGTGCGGATCGGCCCTGCCGATGGACCGGACTCCATGCCAGGCGCCACGAACCTCATTCAGGCGCTGCCGCGCGGACAGCGGCGGTCATTGACCGCGGCCGGCCGCCTCATCGCCACCATCCATCCTTCCGCCCCGCCCGCCCGCTCCTCTGCCTTCGGTCCGGCCCGGCGGGGCGTCATCGAGCCGGTGGCGGCCCAGGCGACCGCCGACCTCTTCCTGTCGGACTGCGAACATCGGCCATGGCGTCCAAAGCCCAAGCTGATGCGCGTGAAGCGCGGCGGCTCGGCGCTGGACCGGCTCAAGGCGGCGACCGAGAGCAAGAGCGGAAAAGGCCAATTGCTGGTCAACCCGACACCTGAAGCGGGAGCGCTGGCCATTTACGACAGCCTAGTCGAACAGGGAATGCTTCCATGA
- a CDS encoding aromatic ring-hydroxylating oxygenase subunit alpha: MPSEISIEALLTRRKKGYSLEAPFYTSEDIFKLDMEIIFGRHWLHVGVEPDVPEPGDVMVVDIGKTSVIVMRDDDMELRAYHNVCRHRGARIILKEKTSVGNLVCSYHQWTYGQDGELLFAEHMGNDFDRKCRNLKKVHIRSVGGLIFICLAEEAPDDIDRMAAAIEPYILPHDLKNCKVAKTVDLIEKGNWKLTMENNRECYHCVGNHPELTIPLFEYGFGFAPDGTNPKRMEHAAKYEALVQSCHLGWEAAGFPSREVERLTDVTGFRTERLPLDGAGEAHTKDTRSASQKLLGSITERKLGALSFWTQPNSWNHFMSDHVVTFSVFPLGPDRNLLRTRWLVHKDAVEGVDYDLNRLTEVWEATNQQDADLVEISHNGAISPAYEPGPYSPYTEPLVEKFTEWYVSRMSEHLLGKQAAVGVAAE, encoded by the coding sequence ATGCCGTCCGAGATCTCCATAGAAGCCCTGCTGACGCGCCGCAAGAAGGGGTACAGCCTGGAAGCCCCGTTCTACACAAGCGAGGACATTTTCAAGCTGGATATGGAGATCATCTTCGGCCGCCACTGGCTGCATGTGGGCGTCGAACCGGACGTGCCGGAACCGGGCGACGTGATGGTGGTGGATATCGGCAAGACGTCGGTCATCGTGATGCGAGATGACGACATGGAACTGCGCGCCTATCACAATGTCTGCCGCCATCGCGGAGCGCGCATCATCCTCAAGGAGAAGACCTCGGTCGGCAATCTGGTGTGCAGCTATCACCAGTGGACCTATGGCCAGGACGGCGAGCTTCTGTTCGCGGAGCACATGGGCAACGACTTCGACCGCAAATGCCGGAACCTGAAGAAGGTGCACATCCGGTCGGTCGGCGGCCTGATCTTCATCTGCCTGGCGGAGGAGGCCCCGGACGACATCGACCGCATGGCCGCGGCCATCGAGCCCTACATTCTCCCGCACGACCTGAAGAACTGCAAGGTCGCCAAGACGGTGGACCTGATCGAGAAGGGCAACTGGAAGCTCACGATGGAAAACAATCGTGAATGCTACCATTGCGTCGGCAACCACCCGGAACTGACCATCCCACTGTTCGAATACGGCTTCGGCTTCGCTCCCGACGGCACCAACCCGAAGCGGATGGAACACGCCGCCAAGTACGAAGCGCTGGTCCAGTCCTGCCACCTCGGCTGGGAAGCGGCCGGTTTCCCCAGCCGCGAGGTCGAACGCCTGACCGACGTCACCGGCTTCCGCACCGAACGCCTGCCGCTGGACGGCGCCGGCGAGGCCCATACCAAGGACACCCGCAGCGCCTCCCAGAAGTTGCTGGGCTCGATCACCGAGCGCAAGCTGGGCGCCCTGTCCTTCTGGACCCAGCCGAACTCGTGGAACCACTTCATGAGCGACCACGTCGTCACCTTCTCGGTGTTCCCGCTCGGTCCCGACCGCAACCTGCTGCGCACCCGCTGGCTTGTCCACAAGGATGCGGTGGAAGGCGTCGACTATGACCTGAACCGCCTGACCGAAGTGTGGGAGGCGACCAACCAGCAGGATGCCGATCTGGTCGAGATCTCGCACAACGGCGCCATCAGCCCCGCTTATGAGCCGGGCCCCTACTCGCCCTACACCGAACCTCTCGTCGAGAAGTTCACCGAATGGTATGTGAGCCGCATGTCCGAGCATCTGCTGGGCAAGCAGGCCGCGGTGGGCGTCGCCGCCGAATGA
- a CDS encoding (Fe-S)-binding protein produces MIATALTTVVLAVLVIGAALAAWQSRRWLAGRPAAVGVVAGLRALPGRYLVDVHQVVGRTPFNARFHALAAGGFLAAVGLLVAMAVGLAGWRIVWLLLAVVLAAMLAGSLMVWHRRRVVRPRELSQGRFARLPVSLLGFSGSLLAVSLDQALGGVMPEVLALLLVAIAGLAMADLVWGVWKGPLKHAVHGALHLAFHPRPARFHDGKGRDTGLKPLALAPQQDAGTVEPGALGVERPVDFAWNRLLGFDACVQCGRCETACPAYAAGLPLNPKKLVQDLVIAMDGQASDAAYAGNPHPGRGVGKAHGGAALPLIGPDAMIHPDTLWSCTTCRACVQECPMMIEHVDAVVDLRRFQTLELGATPGKAAGMLEELRATDNPGGRALARRWDWAADLSLPRLPAGGSCDTLLWVGDGAFDLRVQRSLRALVVVLRRAGVDFAVLGDEELDCGDVARRLGDEATFQSLATRNVATLNSRRFARIVTADPHALHTLRNEYPAFGGNWAVVHHTALLLELISGGALTVTKPVGRSVTFHDPCYLGRYNGEIEAPRALLDAIGVQRREMLRSGLRSSCCGGGGGAPLTDVSGERRIPDVRMEHVRETGASMVAVACPNCALMLEGVVGPRPDVAEIAELVLAATETAR; encoded by the coding sequence GTGATCGCCACCGCTCTTACAACCGTCGTCCTTGCCGTGCTCGTCATCGGCGCGGCATTGGCCGCCTGGCAGTCGCGCCGATGGCTGGCCGGCCGGCCGGCCGCGGTCGGTGTGGTCGCCGGACTGCGCGCCCTGCCCGGCCGCTATCTGGTGGATGTCCACCAGGTGGTGGGGCGGACGCCGTTCAACGCCCGGTTCCACGCCCTGGCGGCCGGCGGTTTTCTTGCGGCGGTCGGGTTGCTGGTGGCGATGGCCGTCGGCCTCGCCGGCTGGCGCATCGTCTGGCTGCTTCTGGCGGTCGTGCTGGCGGCGATGCTGGCGGGTTCCCTGATGGTCTGGCATCGCCGCCGGGTCGTCCGTCCGCGTGAGCTGTCGCAGGGCCGTTTCGCCCGTCTTCCCGTCTCTCTTCTGGGGTTTTCCGGCTCCCTGCTGGCGGTGTCCCTCGATCAGGCGCTTGGCGGCGTCATGCCGGAGGTGCTGGCCCTGCTCCTCGTCGCGATTGCCGGACTGGCGATGGCCGATCTGGTTTGGGGCGTGTGGAAGGGGCCGCTGAAGCACGCGGTGCATGGGGCGCTGCATCTGGCCTTCCACCCGCGTCCGGCCCGCTTCCACGATGGCAAGGGCCGCGACACCGGACTGAAGCCGCTGGCGCTCGCTCCGCAGCAGGATGCCGGCACCGTGGAGCCGGGAGCGCTGGGCGTGGAGCGCCCCGTCGATTTCGCCTGGAACCGGCTGCTCGGCTTCGATGCCTGCGTCCAGTGCGGGCGCTGCGAGACGGCTTGCCCCGCCTATGCCGCCGGCCTGCCGTTGAACCCGAAAAAGCTGGTGCAGGATCTGGTCATCGCCATGGACGGGCAGGCCAGCGACGCCGCCTATGCCGGCAATCCCCATCCCGGCCGCGGCGTCGGCAAGGCCCATGGCGGGGCGGCGCTGCCGCTGATCGGGCCGGACGCGATGATCCATCCCGACACGCTGTGGTCCTGCACCACATGCCGCGCCTGCGTGCAGGAATGCCCGATGATGATCGAGCATGTGGACGCCGTGGTGGATCTCCGCCGCTTCCAGACGCTGGAGCTGGGGGCCACCCCCGGCAAGGCTGCAGGCATGCTGGAGGAGCTGCGCGCCACCGACAATCCCGGCGGCCGCGCCCTGGCCCGGCGTTGGGACTGGGCAGCCGACCTGTCGCTGCCCCGGCTGCCGGCCGGCGGGTCCTGCGACACGCTGCTGTGGGTGGGTGACGGCGCCTTCGACCTGCGGGTCCAGCGCTCGCTGCGGGCTCTGGTGGTGGTGCTGCGCCGTGCCGGTGTTGACTTCGCCGTTCTCGGCGACGAGGAGCTGGATTGCGGCGATGTCGCCCGCCGGCTGGGCGACGAGGCGACTTTCCAGTCGCTGGCGACCCGCAACGTGGCGACCTTGAACTCCCGCCGCTTCGCCCGGATCGTCACCGCCGATCCCCACGCGCTGCACACGCTGCGCAATGAATATCCGGCCTTCGGCGGCAATTGGGCCGTGGTCCACCACACCGCGCTGCTATTGGAGTTGATCAGCGGCGGCGCGTTGACGGTGACCAAGCCGGTCGGACGCAGCGTCACCTTCCATGACCCCTGCTATCTCGGCCGCTACAACGGCGAGATCGAGGCACCGCGCGCCCTGCTGGACGCCATCGGGGTGCAGCGCCGGGAGATGTTGCGGTCCGGCCTGCGGTCGAGCTGCTGCGGTGGCGGCGGCGGCGCCCCGCTGACCGACGTGTCGGGCGAACGCCGCATTCCCGACGTCCGCATGGAACATGTCCGGGAGACCGGCGCCTCGATGGTCGCCGTCGCCTGCCCCAACTGCGCCCTGATGCTGGAGGGCGTCGTCGGTCCCCGACCGGACGTGGCGGAAATCGCCGAATTGGTGCTCGCCGCGACGGAGACCGCCCGATGA
- a CDS encoding glycine betaine ABC transporter substrate-binding protein encodes MKIFGKALGILLSAAVTVGVGTGVIANQAHAAEKSINIGWTAWSDAEAVTKLAKHVIEERFGYKVELTMADIGIQYQGIASGKLDAMLMSWQPLTHKPYLDKVGKDVVDLGPLYTRARLGWVVPDYIPVDQVKSIEDLKKPEVQKQLGGKIQGIDPGSGLMQASEKALKTYDLKGMQLVSASDAAMLAALERAMKRNEWIVVTSWSPHWMFANWKLRYIEDPKGALGGLESVNAIVRKGFYQDHPDVYEFLNRMVLPIGDLEAMMQEARQSSYEKAVDNYIKNNKARIDYWVTGKL; translated from the coding sequence ATGAAAATCTTCGGTAAAGCCTTGGGCATTCTGCTGTCGGCGGCCGTGACGGTCGGTGTTGGGACCGGTGTGATCGCCAACCAGGCGCACGCGGCGGAGAAGTCCATCAACATCGGCTGGACCGCCTGGTCGGATGCCGAAGCGGTGACGAAGCTCGCCAAGCATGTGATCGAGGAGCGGTTCGGCTATAAGGTCGAACTGACCATGGCCGACATCGGCATCCAGTATCAGGGCATCGCCAGCGGCAAGCTGGATGCCATGCTGATGTCCTGGCAACCGCTGACCCACAAGCCCTATCTCGACAAGGTCGGCAAGGACGTGGTCGATCTCGGCCCGCTCTACACCCGCGCCCGTCTGGGCTGGGTCGTGCCGGACTACATCCCCGTCGATCAGGTCAAATCCATCGAGGACCTGAAGAAGCCGGAGGTGCAGAAGCAGTTGGGCGGCAAGATCCAGGGCATCGATCCGGGTTCGGGGCTGATGCAGGCGTCGGAGAAGGCTCTGAAGACCTATGATCTGAAGGGAATGCAGCTGGTGTCGGCCAGCGATGCCGCGATGCTCGCCGCTCTGGAGCGCGCCATGAAGCGCAACGAGTGGATCGTCGTGACGAGCTGGAGCCCGCACTGGATGTTCGCGAACTGGAAGCTGCGCTACATCGAGGATCCGAAGGGTGCCTTGGGCGGCCTGGAGAGCGTGAACGCCATCGTCCGGAAGGGCTTCTACCAGGATCACCCGGACGTGTACGAGTTCCTGAACCGCATGGTCCTGCCGATCGGCGATCTGGAGGCGATGATGCAGGAAGCCCGCCAATCCAGCTATGAGAAGGCGGTCGACAACTACATCAAGAACAACAAGGCCCGCATCGATTACTGGGTCACCGGCAAGCTCTGA
- a CDS encoding electron transfer flavoprotein subunit alpha/FixB family protein produces the protein MSQHTTIRRRVDPRAERAARTVLNGPRLRLLHQPVATATNERRRDPRAIRDAALVQRLPRPRYDWARDAASAGTVAATGHAVAAAPSIPLQVIAEPAYLILAMLDRPGGEVSEHDRQVIAAARLLADAGGGAVVTVSTGRGDVLAEAGSDRHVALPDGWAHDYVPERRAAAASALMMELSPRHILFPDSPDGGDVARRVAAAAGERLFTGVQSLGPDRATRQSAGGSLETGHRLTRLMTVAADAFAPLDGVRHEARPLDPDAPVIAGEEILPRLGGARRLAVDPDALSLSETDFILSAGNGVTDWQSFAELGEALGATRAGSRVVCDAGHLPRERQVGASGTVVSARSYVAFGIAGAPQHLQGIAGVRHVIAINTDLHAEMIKRADLSIVADAQAVMPALIRLIRERRHG, from the coding sequence ATGAGCCAACACACCACCATTCGCCGCCGTGTCGATCCCCGTGCCGAGCGCGCCGCCCGCACGGTCCTCAACGGCCCGCGCCTGCGCCTGCTGCACCAGCCGGTCGCCACCGCGACGAACGAACGCCGCCGCGATCCTCGCGCCATCCGCGACGCGGCCCTGGTCCAGCGCCTGCCCCGCCCACGCTACGACTGGGCTCGCGACGCGGCCTCGGCCGGAACCGTTGCTGCGACCGGCCACGCCGTCGCCGCCGCACCGTCGATCCCGCTGCAGGTGATCGCCGAGCCGGCCTATCTGATCCTCGCCATGCTCGACCGCCCCGGCGGCGAGGTGAGCGAGCATGACCGGCAGGTGATCGCCGCCGCCCGTCTGCTGGCCGATGCAGGAGGCGGTGCGGTCGTCACCGTCTCCACCGGTCGCGGGGACGTGCTGGCCGAAGCCGGGTCCGACCGCCATGTCGCCCTGCCCGATGGCTGGGCCCACGATTACGTGCCGGAGCGCCGGGCCGCCGCCGCCTCGGCGCTGATGATGGAACTGTCTCCCCGCCACATCCTGTTCCCGGACAGCCCGGACGGCGGCGACGTCGCGCGGCGGGTCGCCGCAGCGGCGGGAGAGCGGCTGTTCACCGGTGTGCAGAGCCTCGGTCCGGACCGGGCGACGCGCCAGTCGGCCGGCGGGTCGCTGGAGACCGGACACCGCCTCACCCGGCTGATGACGGTCGCGGCTGATGCCTTCGCCCCGCTCGACGGCGTGCGCCATGAAGCCCGGCCGCTCGATCCCGACGCCCCGGTCATCGCCGGCGAGGAGATCCTGCCCCGCCTGGGCGGCGCCCGCCGTCTGGCCGTCGATCCCGACGCCCTGTCGCTGTCGGAAACCGACTTCATCCTCAGCGCCGGCAACGGCGTGACCGACTGGCAGAGCTTCGCCGAACTGGGCGAGGCGCTGGGCGCCACCCGCGCCGGCAGCCGTGTGGTGTGCGACGCCGGCCATCTGCCGCGCGAACGGCAGGTTGGCGCCTCCGGCACGGTGGTCAGCGCGCGCAGCTATGTCGCCTTCGGCATCGCCGGCGCGCCGCAGCATCTTCAGGGCATCGCCGGCGTCCGCCATGTGATCGCCATCAACACCGACCTTCACGCCGAGATGATCAAGCGGGCCGACCTGTCCATCGTCGCCGATGCGCAAGCCGTCATGCCCGCCCTGATCCGGCTCATCCGGGAGCGCCGCCATGGCTGA
- a CDS encoding GlxA family transcriptional regulator, producing the protein MGKTVEYRRFGGSGPAPRQEERALLSVGFILTNNFTLTALAPFIDALRLAADEGDRSRQIRCHWTIIGSRAEPVMSSCGIGVARWEPLTDPRRFDYLVVVGGLLHAGPQLDDETLAYLRAAASYGVTLVGVCTGSFVLSRIGLMKNRRCCVSWYHHSDFIEEFPDLVPVADQLYVVDRDRITCSGGAGVADLAAFLIERHLGRATAQKTMHILLIDKARPASQSQPQPPTVMEITNDRVRRALLLMEQHISDPLSVEEIVSRLNVSTRQFERLFRLAVGTSPATYYRSLRLRYGHWLLRNTKRSVTAIANEAGFADCAHFSRQFRELFGVPPSEVRRTGGPDVEAEPHFSPLAAFRRTDGESLLPDRRLFEDPAPTVKDSAPVE; encoded by the coding sequence GTGGGGAAGACAGTGGAATATCGCCGTTTCGGCGGTAGCGGTCCCGCCCCCCGGCAGGAGGAACGCGCGCTTTTGTCGGTCGGGTTCATCCTGACCAACAACTTCACCCTGACGGCGCTCGCCCCCTTCATCGACGCCCTGCGGCTGGCCGCCGACGAAGGAGACAGATCGCGGCAGATCCGTTGCCACTGGACCATCATCGGATCGCGGGCGGAACCGGTGATGTCCAGTTGCGGCATCGGCGTCGCCCGCTGGGAACCGCTGACCGATCCCCGCCGCTTCGACTATCTGGTCGTGGTGGGCGGGCTTCTGCACGCCGGCCCTCAGCTCGACGACGAGACGCTGGCCTATCTGCGCGCCGCGGCGTCCTACGGCGTGACCCTGGTCGGCGTGTGCACCGGCAGCTTCGTGCTGAGCCGCATCGGCCTGATGAAGAACCGGCGCTGCTGCGTCAGCTGGTACCACCATAGCGATTTCATCGAGGAATTCCCCGATCTGGTTCCGGTGGCCGACCAGCTTTACGTGGTGGACCGCGACCGAATCACCTGTTCGGGAGGCGCCGGGGTGGCGGATCTGGCCGCCTTCCTGATCGAGCGCCATCTGGGCCGCGCCACGGCGCAGAAAACCATGCATATCCTGCTGATCGACAAGGCGCGTCCCGCCAGCCAGTCGCAGCCACAGCCGCCGACGGTCATGGAGATCACCAACGACCGCGTCCGCCGCGCCCTGCTGCTGATGGAGCAGCACATCAGCGACCCCCTGTCGGTGGAAGAGATCGTCAGCCGCCTGAACGTCAGCACCCGGCAATTCGAACGGCTGTTCAGACTGGCCGTGGGCACCAGCCCGGCCACCTATTACCGCAGCCTGCGCCTGCGCTATGGCCACTGGCTGCTGCGCAACACCAAGCGCTCGGTCACCGCCATCGCGAACGAGGCCGGCTTCGCAGACTGCGCGCATTTCTCACGCCAGTTCCGGGAGCTGTTCGGCGTCCCGCCGTCGGAGGTGCGTCGCACCGGCGGACCGGATGTGGAGGCGGAGCCGCATTTTTCGCCTCTCGCCGCTTTCCGCCGCACCGACGGCGAGTCCCTGCTGCCAGACCGCCGCCTGTTCGAGGACCCCGCGCCGACTGTCAAGGACAGCGCACCGGTGGAGTGA
- a CDS encoding NADH:flavin oxidoreductase produces MSSPAEALLKPLQIKHLTIRNRVMSTSHAPGYGSEGKPKERYQLYHEEKAKGGIGLTMFGGSSSVAVDSPAAPWNQISVADDSVIPFFREFSDRVHRHGAALMIQLTHMGRRTRWDTENWLPTVSASAAREPAHRNTPKEMEDFDFKRIIAGYAAAARRCKEGGLDGFELSAAHGHLIDQFWSPSVNQRTDKYGGSLENRMRFGIEVFEAIRAEVGDDYVIGMRMSGDELIDDGLSHEDCIAIARTYAERGLIDFVNVLGGQARDHLAHAISLPNMSFPVAPFLHLASGIKREAGIPVFHAQRVTDLATAARAVEEGHVDMVAMTRAHIADPHLVRKLMEGRLDDVRQCVGAGYCIDRIYVGGDALCIQNAATGRERTMPHVIPKAERKRRVVVVGGGPGGLEAARVCAERGHSVVLLERNAAPGGQIGIAAKATWREAMSGITRWLSQQVTKLGVDVRLGVEADSATVEAEKPDVVILATGGRPNRGDFKGADLAVSTWDVLTGAVEPTGTVLMYDGTGQHHGASCAEFMAKRGALVEIATPDRMVAEEVGTTNQPIHLRELYKLNVVMTTNHQLVEIYQEGNRRVAVLRNEYTHEEEERLVDQIVVELGTLPNDGLYFDLKERSLNRGETDLDSLIAGRPQPVQANGHGGYTLHRIGDAVAGRNIHAAIYDAARLCKDI; encoded by the coding sequence ATGTCCTCACCCGCCGAAGCCCTTCTGAAGCCTCTGCAGATCAAGCATCTGACGATCCGTAACCGCGTGATGAGCACGAGCCATGCGCCGGGCTACGGGTCCGAAGGCAAGCCAAAGGAACGCTACCAGCTCTACCATGAGGAAAAGGCCAAAGGCGGCATCGGTCTGACGATGTTCGGCGGCTCCTCCTCGGTCGCGGTGGACAGCCCGGCGGCTCCGTGGAATCAGATTTCCGTCGCCGACGACAGCGTCATTCCCTTCTTCCGCGAGTTCTCCGACCGGGTGCACCGCCATGGCGCAGCGCTGATGATCCAGCTGACCCACATGGGACGGCGCACCCGCTGGGACACCGAGAACTGGCTGCCCACCGTCTCCGCCTCGGCCGCCCGCGAGCCGGCACACCGCAACACGCCGAAGGAGATGGAGGATTTCGACTTCAAGCGGATCATCGCCGGCTATGCCGCAGCGGCCCGCCGCTGCAAGGAAGGCGGGCTGGACGGGTTCGAACTGTCGGCCGCCCACGGGCACCTGATCGACCAGTTCTGGAGCCCGTCGGTCAACCAGCGCACCGACAAGTATGGTGGCAGCCTGGAAAACCGCATGCGCTTCGGCATCGAGGTGTTCGAGGCGATCCGTGCCGAGGTCGGCGACGACTACGTCATCGGCATGCGCATGTCGGGCGACGAGCTGATCGACGACGGTCTCAGCCACGAGGACTGCATCGCCATCGCCCGGACCTATGCCGAACGCGGGCTGATCGATTTCGTGAATGTGCTGGGCGGACAGGCGCGCGATCATCTGGCGCATGCCATCTCGCTGCCCAACATGTCCTTCCCGGTGGCTCCCTTCCTGCATCTGGCCAGCGGCATCAAGCGCGAGGCGGGCATCCCGGTCTTCCATGCCCAGCGCGTGACCGACCTCGCCACCGCCGCCCGCGCAGTTGAGGAAGGCCATGTCGACATGGTCGCCATGACCCGCGCCCACATCGCCGACCCGCATCTGGTGCGCAAGCTGATGGAAGGCCGGCTGGACGATGTGCGCCAGTGTGTCGGCGCCGGCTATTGCATCGACCGCATCTATGTCGGCGGCGACGCGCTGTGCATCCAGAACGCCGCGACGGGCCGCGAGCGCACGATGCCGCATGTGATCCCGAAGGCGGAGCGCAAGCGCCGCGTCGTCGTGGTCGGCGGCGGGCCCGGCGGCCTGGAAGCCGCCCGCGTCTGTGCCGAGCGCGGCCATTCCGTCGTGCTGCTGGAACGCAACGCCGCTCCCGGCGGCCAGATCGGCATCGCCGCCAAGGCGACCTGGCGCGAGGCGATGAGCGGCATCACCCGCTGGCTGTCGCAGCAGGTCACCAAGCTGGGCGTCGACGTGCGCCTTGGGGTCGAGGCCGACAGCGCCACCGTCGAGGCCGAGAAGCCCGACGTCGTGATCCTCGCCACCGGCGGCCGTCCGAACCGCGGCGACTTCAAGGGCGCCGATCTGGCGGTGTCGACCTGGGATGTCCTGACGGGAGCGGTGGAACCGACAGGAACCGTGCTGATGTATGACGGCACCGGCCAGCATCATGGCGCGTCCTGCGCTGAATTCATGGCCAAGCGCGGTGCGCTGGTGGAGATCGCCACCCCCGATCGCATGGTCGCGGAGGAGGTCGGCACCACCAACCAGCCGATCCACCTGCGCGAACTGTACAAGCTGAACGTGGTGATGACCACCAACCACCAGCTCGTGGAAATCTACCAGGAGGGCAACCGGCGCGTCGCCGTCCTGCGCAACGAGTACACCCACGAGGAGGAGGAGCGGCTGGTCGATCAGATCGTGGTGGAACTGGGCACCCTGCCCAACGACGGCCTCTATTTCGATCTCAAGGAGCGGTCGCTGAACCGCGGCGAAACCGATCTCGACAGCCTGATCGCCGGGCGGCCGCAGCCGGTTCAGGCCAACGGCCATGGCGGCTACACGCTGCATCGCATCGGCGACGCGGTGGCCGGCCGCAACATCCACGCCGCGATCTACGACGCCGCACGTCTTTGCAAGGACATCTGA